In Pelmatolapia mariae isolate MD_Pm_ZW linkage group LG8, Pm_UMD_F_2, whole genome shotgun sequence, one genomic interval encodes:
- the telo2 gene encoding telomere length regulation protein TEL2 homolog, translated as MESLTTNTDVRLTVTRCFRTLKSSTDSSDIITALRTLHSYLDEGPDSTATSAERAEFRRAHYSSSLQLLVSNIQADWLHQLTAAQRAELWDGLFLAGPPEQALLVLMDAIGELRPTSNLDHVVSITEKFLQRRRLAELLWSYCLEAAPSDSPQLREMLLGRISALPDITANKLQLNNRALFRPQQYYPLLATEMLTALERTCQALRAGTDCSLTFVAQTLGKVCIQGHSGSVLAVMAPRLSACTRSDMVWQRVCWKLLENVPQRWMESVLTGLVQAVSGPDALGRIIGNLVLTNKKAQFVITHKLLLLQYKYETRVLRIILGYLAADRDRRPLLIQVLRSVSQAWANSSAVKHTPLEQQLYVSKALLLSVSLLKDSEIQELRSELLQCMLGGMQTHLDSNVVRIRHMGMVIGEYLSSRMDINGTKLKFEYDQDEETRELLSLLAPGACDEPEAEPVNRADGPQETAETAESAQNASQTTSGAQALKTDPDSDLDSDDELTPYDMSGDQEISKASPPRYLRDCLEILISSEDPVRVELALKAAESLVRKNSFAAREISVQMSKVLLHMDDKYNINGFLYLRQATMVALTVTDCIPVAHYLTTEFYSLNYSLRQRLDMLEVLALAAQELSKPVTEKKAASISSVTTAESTPYPGDNPVHWQQVVEKRIQSKTKRLTKKAAQPVTKATPNRYAPVAGHFFFPLLKNYDKPQVTFDLLGSDHLVLGRLIHTLGLFMHLAVNAPIAAQMGCALLDFVWAVRYHADQMVRRGVLFAVCSVFLSMPSQNLLVDISDQLFETRSWLADVAEGDPDADCRSLAVQSLVLLDKSLKKQLQDPQAPTVET; from the exons ATGGAGTCGCTAACTACAAATACTGACGTGCGACTAACGGTGACCCGGTGTTTCCGCACACTCAAGTCATCCACGGACAGCTCAGACATCATCACGGCTCTTCGGACACTCCACTCCTACTTGGATGAAGGACCGGACAGCACAGCCACCTCAGCTGAGCGTGCAGAGTTCAGGAGAGCTCACTACTCTTCCAGTCTGCAGCTGCTGGTCAGCAACATTCAGGCTGACTGGTTACACCAGCTGACAGCAGCCCAGCGCGCAGAGCTGTGGGACGGCCTCTTCCTTGCAGGACCTCCAGAGCAGGCGCTCCTGGTGCTGATGGATGCAATAGGAGAGCTGAG ACCCACCTCAAATCTGGACCACGTGGTCAGCATCACTGAGAAGTTCCTTCAGCGTCGTCGTCTGGCTGAGCTGCTCTGGTCCTACTGTCTGGAGGCAGCGCCCTCTGACTCGCCGCAGCTCAGAGAGATGCTGCTGGGGCGTATTAGCGCGTTGCCAGACATTACCGCCAACAAGCTACAGCTAAACAACAGAGCTCTTTTCCGTCCTCAGCAGTACTACCCACTGCTGGCCACAGAAATGCTCACCGCCCTGGAGCGCACCTGCCAGGCACTCAGAG CTGGAACGGACTGTTCTTTGACTTTTGTGGCTCAAACACTTGGAAAAGTGTGTATCCAGGGGCACAGCG GTTCGGTCCTGGCTGTGATGGCTCCTCGTCTGTCCGCGTGCACGCGCTCAGACATGGTGTGGCAGAGGGTTTGCTGGAAGCTTCTGGAAAACGTTCCCCAGCGATGGATGGAGAGCGTGCTCACTGGGCTGGTGCAGGCTGTTAGTGG GCCGGACGCACTGGGCAGGATCATCGGAAACCTAGTGCTGACAAATAAAAAGGCTCAGTTTGTCATCACTCATAAACTTCTGTTACTGCAATATAAGTATGAG ACTCGTGTTCTGAGAATTATTCTGGGTTACCTCGCAGCAGACAGGGATCGCAGACCTCTTCTTATCCAG gtTTTACGGTCTGTGTCCCAGGCCTGGGCTAACTCCAGCGCAGTGAAACACACGCCTCTGGAGCAGCAGTTATACGTCAGCAAAGCCCTCCTGCTGAGTGTGAGCCTGCTGAAAGACTCTGAGATACAGGAGCTACGCTCAG AGTTACTTCAGTGTATGCTTGGCGGCATGCAGACCCACCTTGACAGCAACGTGGTGCGGATCAGGCATATGGGGATGGTGATTGGAGAGTACCTGAGCTCCCGCATGGATATCAATGGAACCAAGCTTAAATTTGAG TACGATCAGGACGAAGAGACTCGTGAGCTGCTGTCTCTATTGGCTCCTGGCGCCTGTGACGAACCAGAGGCTGAGCCCGTAAATAG AGCTGACGGTCCTCAAGAGACCGCTGAAACAGCTGAGTCAGCTCAGAATGCATCGCAAACTACATCAGGAGCTCAGGCATTAAAAACGGATCCAGACTCTGATCTCGATAG TGACGATGAGCTCACTCCGTACGATATGTCTGGAGATCAGGAGATCAGTAAGGCGTCCCCGCCTCGCTACCTACGAGACTGCCTGGAAA TTTTAATATCCTCTGAGGACCCAGTGCGCGTGGAGCTCGCTTTGAAAGCTGCTGAGAGTTTGGTGCGGAAGAACAGTTTTGCAGCCAGAGAG ATCAGTGTCCAGATGTCCAAAGTCCTCCTTCATATGGACGACAAATACAACATTAATGGCTTCCTGTACCTCAGGCAGGCGACGATGGTGGCTCTCACTGTCACTGACTGTATTCCT GTGGCTCACTATTTAACCACAGAGTTTTACTCCTTGAACTACAGTCTGCGCCAGAGGCTTGATATGTTGGAG GTCCTTGCCTTAGCAGCTCAGGAGCTCTCTAAACCAGTCACTGAAAAGAAAGCTGCATCCATAAGCTCTGTTACAACAGCTGAGTCGACTCCATACCCCGGTGACAACCCTGTTCACTGGCAACAGGTGGTAGAAAAGCGAATCCAAAGCAAGACAAAACGCCTCACTAAG AAAGCCGCCCAACCTGTTACTAAGGCAACACCAAACCGCTACGCCCCTGTTGCTGGGCACTTCTTTTTCCCTCTGCTTAAAAACTATGACAA GCCTCAGGTGACCTTTGACTTGTTGGGCAGTGACCACCTGGTACTGGGCAGGCTGATCCACACTTTGGGCCTCTTTATGCATCTAGCAGTCAATGCACCG ATTGCCGCACAGATGGGCTGCGCTTTGCTGGACTTTGTGTGGGCAGTGCGGTACCATGCTGACCA GATGGTGAGACGAGGAGTCCTCTTCGCTGTTTGCTCTGTGTTTCTGAGCATGCCCAGTCAGAACCTGCTGGTGGACATCAGTGATCAGCTGTTTGAGACCAGGTCTTGGCtggcag ATGTTGCTGAAGGAGACCCGGATGCAGATTGCAGGAGTCTGGCGGTGCAGAGCCTGGTGCTGCTGGATAAGAGCCTGAAGAAGCAGCTACAGGATCCACAAGCGCCGACTGTGGAGACGTGA